In the Streptomyces fradiae ATCC 10745 = DSM 40063 genome, GTGCAGGTGGAGGTGGGCCTTCGGCAGCAGTTTCAGATCGCGGACGTGCTCCATCAGCAGATCCTGCCGCAGACCGGCGCCCCGAAACAGCCCCTTTCGCCGAACGGGTAGGGGCGGGAACGAAAAAACGGGGAACGAAAAAAACGGGCCCCGGCCGGAGGAGCCGGCCGGGGCCCGTTTCGGGTACGTCCCCTCGACGTCGAAGGGTGGTCAGTCGCGCGCCTCCGCCAGCAGCTTCTGAATCCGCGACACGCCCTCGACCAGGTCCTCGTCGCCCAGCGCGTACGACAGGCGCAGATAGCCCGGCGTGCCGAAGGCCTCACCCGGAACGACGGCCACCTCGGCCTCGTCCAGGATCAGCGCGGCCAGCTCCACGGAGGTCTGCGGGCGCTTGCCCCGGATCTCCTTGCCCAGCAGCCCCTTCACCGAGGGGTACGCGTAGAAGGCGCCCTCCGGCGTCGGGCAGACCACGCCGTCGATCTCGTTGAGCATCCGCACGATCGTCCGGCGGCGCCGGTCGAACGCCTCGCGCATCTCCGCGACCGCGTCCAGGTTCCCGGAGACGGCGGCGAGCGCGGCGACCTGGGCGACGTTGGAGACGTTCGACGTGGCGTGCGACTGCAGGTTCGTCGCGGCCTTCACCACGTCCTTCGGGCCCACGATCCACCCGACGCGCCAGCCGGTCATCGCGTACGTCTTGGCGACGCCGTTGACCACGACGCACTTGTCGCGGAGCTCGGGCACGAGGGCGGGCAGCGAGGTGAACTCGGCGTCGCCGTACACCAGGTGCTCGTAGATCTCGTCGGTCAGCACCCACAGGCCGTGCTCGACGGCCCAGCGGCCGATCGCCTCGGCGTCCTCGCGCGCGTAGACCGCGCCCGTCGGGTTGGACGGGGACACGAAGAGGACGACCTTCGTCCGCTCGGTCCGGGCCGCCTCCAGCTGCTCCACGGAGACGCGGTACCCCGTCGTCTCGTCGGCGACGACCTCCACCGGCACGCCGCCCGCGAGCCGGATCGACTCGGGGTACGTCGTCCAGTACGGGGCCGGGACGATGACCTCGTCGCCCGGGTCGAGGATCGCGGCGAACGCCTCGTAGATCGCCTGCTTGCCGCCGTTGGTGACGAGGATCTGCGACGGGTCGACCTCGTACCCGGAGTCGCGCAGCGTCTTCGCGGCGATGGCGGCCTTCAGCTCGGGCAGGCCGCCGGCGGGCGTGTAGCGGTGGTACTTGGGGTTGCGGCAGGCTTCCACGGCCGCCTCGACGATGTAGTCGGGCGTCGGGAAGTCGGGCTCGCCGGCGCCGAAGCCGATCACCGGGCGCCCGGCGGCCTTGAGGGCCTTGGCCTTGGCGTCGACGGCGAGGGTTGCGGACTCGGAGATCGCACCGATGCGGGCGGAGACCCGGCGCTCGGTCGGGGGAGTAGCAGCGCTCATACGGCCATCGTCCCAGACCCGCCGAACGCCCGGCACACAGGATTCACCCCCCGGACACCCGTCCGCGCCCCGCCCCGGCCCCTGCCCCGCGCCGTACCCGGAGCCGCGCCGTCCCGAGCCCGCGCCCACCCCGCCCCGGGCCCGCGCCCACCCTGCGGGCCCGCGCCCCGCCCCGCCGCTGGGTCCCGCCCCGCCCCGAGGCTCCGCGCCGTCCCGGGCCCGCGCCCCGCCCCGGGGCCCCCGCCCCGAGGCGGCGCACCTCGATCAGCCGCACCGCCCGATACCCATCCGCCCGATACCCATCCGCCCGGCGCCCGTCTCGGCCCGCCGCCACCGCGCGCCCGGAAGCCGCCCCACCTGCCGGACGCCGTCCGGTCAGCCGTACCGCCCGGAGGCCGCCGACGGCCTCCGGTTCACGACCGTCCTCCGTCCTCGCCAGCCGGCACAAGGCCGCCCACCCCCGCCCTCCCCGCCGCGTGCCCCGCCCGCGCCCACCAGCCGTCCCGCGGGTTCCGGTCACGCTCCGGCGCGGGTCGCGAGACGGCTCCACCGGCCCCGGCGCGCGCGTCGGCGAGGCGCCGGAGACCGGGGGCGCGCGTGGTCGGCCGGGGCGGCCCGGAGGGCGGCGCGAAGTCGTGCGGGGCTATCTGTTCGACGCGGAGCCCCTGACCACGTACACTCTCTGCTCGTTGGCCCTCGCCGACCACACCGTGAGCATCACGGCGGATGCGGTAGGTTGGGGGAGAACGACAAAGGGTCGTAGCTCAATTGGTAGAGCACTGGTCTCCAAAACCAGCGGTTGGGGGTTCAAGTCCCTCCGGCCCTGCTACACACACCGCCAGGATGTGTGCGCAGGTATGTACTTCATTGCACCGCCGTGCGGCTCCACCCGGGCGCGGCACGGCCGACCCGGAATCAGGTGAGAGACGTGACGGACGCCGTAGGCTCCATCGACATGCCTGATGCTGAGGACGAAGCTCCGGAGTCCAAGAAGAAGACCCGCAAGGGCGGCAAGCGCGCCAAGAAGGGCCCGCTGGGCCGTCTCGCGCTCTTCTACCGCCAGATCGTCGCGGAGCTGCGCAAGGTCGTCTGGCCCACTCGCAACCAGCTGACCACGTACACGACGGTTGTGATCATCTTCGTCGTCATCATGATCGCCATGGTGACCGGCATCGACTTCGGCTTCCAGGAAGCAGTCAAGTACGTCTTCGGCTGATTCCCGCGGAGGGCGCCCACCCCGGCGCCCCTTTTCGCATGTACCACCCCATCTGTATCCAGGAAGAAGCAGCCACCGTGTCTGACCCGAACCTGAACGAGTCCGCCCAGGACGAGCTCGACGTCGTCGAGGCGGCCGACGAGGACCAGGCGGAAGCTGCGGACGCCGCTGTCGGCGAGGCCGCCGAGGACGTCGAGACCGTCCGTGACGAGGACGCCGAGAGCGACGAGGACGCGGACGCCGAGGCCGCCGAGGCCGACCAGGACGACGACGCGCAGGACGCCGAGGCCGCCGACGAGGCGGACGAGGACGAGTCCGGCACCGCCGACGAGGCCGAGCCGGCCGAGGCCGTCGACCCGGTCGCCGCGCTCCGCGAGGAGCTGCGCGGCCTGCCCGGCGAGTGGTACGTGATCCACACCTACGCGGGCTACGAGAAGCGCGTGAAGGCCAACCTGGAGCAGCGCGCCGTCTCGCTCAACGTCGAGGACTTCATCTACCAGGCCGAGGTCCCCGAGGAAGAGATCGTCCAGATCAAGAACGGCGAGCGCAAGAACGTCCGGCAGAACAAGCTGCCCGGCTACGTGCTCGTCCGCATGGACCTGACGAACGAGTCCTGGGGCGTCGTGCGCAACACGCCCGGCGTCACCGGCTTCGTGGGCAACGCCTACGACCCGTACCCGCTGACCCTGGACGAGATCGTCAAGATGCTCGCCCCGGAGGCCGAGGAGAAGGCCGCCCGCGAGGCCGCCGAGGCCGAGGGCAAGCCGGCCCCCGCCCGCAAGGTCGAGGTCCAGGTGCTGGACTTCGAGGTGGGCGACTCCGTCACCGTCACCGACGGCCCGTTCGCGACGCTGCAGGCCACGATCAACGAGATCAACGCCGACTCGAAGAAGGTCAAGGGCCTCGTCGAGATCTTCGGTCGCGAGACCCCGGTCGAGCTGAGCTTCGACCAGATCCAGAAGAACTGACAGCGGTCGGTTCTCGGTCAGTCCTCGGGCAGGTCAGAGCGGCGGTCTCCGCCCTCTGACCTGCTCGGTTTTTGGACGCGCAGCCATACCCGTTATCGTTGTGCGGTATGCCTCCATCCGGATGATGTCGTACGACATCGGATGGCGGCCGAACACTCTCACTAGGACCCGGAGAGAGCTATGCCTCCCAAGAAGAAGAAGGTCACGGGGCTTATCAAGCTCCAGATCCAGGCCGGCGCCGCCAACCCGGCCCCGCCGGTCGGCCCCGCGCTGGGTCAGCACGGCGTCAACATCATGGAGTTCTGCAAGGCCTACAACGCCGCGACCGAGTCGCAGCGCGGCTGGGTCATCCCGGTGGAGATCACGGTCTACGAGGACCGCTCCTTCACCTTCATCACCAAGACGCCCCCGGCGTCGCGGATGATCCTGAAGGCCGCGGGTGTGGAGAAGGGCTCCGGCGAGCCGCACAAGACCAAGGTCGCCAAGCTGACGAGCGCCCAGGTCCGCGAGATCGCCACGACCAAGATGCCCGACCTCAACGCGAACGACCTGGACGCCGCCGAGAAGATCATCGCCGGCACCGCCCGTTCCATGGGCATCACCGTCGAGGGCTGATCAGCCCCCGTCCGACCTCTTGTGGAAGGGCCACGCGCTGGCCCGGACCACGACTCCACATCCGAAAGCAGGAGAAGAAGTGAAGCGCAGCAAGGCTCTCCGCGGCGCGGACGCCAAGGTCGACCGGGAGCGTAACTACGCCCCCCTCGAGGCCGTCCGTCTCGCCAAGGACACCGCCACCACCAAGTTCGACGGCACCGTCGAGGTCGCCTTCCGCCTGGGTGTCGACCCGCGCAAGGCCGACCAGATGGTCCGTGGCACCGTGAACCTTCCGCACGGCACCGGCAAGACCGCCCGGGTCCTGGTCTTCGCGACCGGTGACCGTGCTGCGGCCGCGGAGGCCGCGGGCGCCGACATCGTCGGCTCCGACGAACTGATCGACGAGGTCGCGAAGGGCCGTCTGGACTTCGACGCCGTCGTCGCCACCCCGGACCTCATGGGCAAGGTCGGCCGCCTCGGCCGCGTCCTCGGCCCGCGTGGTCTGATGCCGAACCCGAAGACCGGCACGGTCACGATGGACGTCGCCAAGGCCGTGACGGACATCAAGGGCGGCAAGATCGAGTTCCGTGTCGACAAGCACGCGAACCTGCACTTCATCATCGGCAAGGTGTCGTTCGACGAGACCAAGCTGGTCGAGAACTACGCCGCGGCGCTGGAGGAGATCCTCCGTCTGAAGCCGTCCGCCGCGAAGGGCCGCTACATCAAGAAGGCGACCCTGACCACGACCATGGGCCCCGGCATCCCGCTGGACGCCAACCGCACCCGCAACCTCCTCGTCGAGGAGGACCCGGCCGCGGTCTGAGCCTGGCGGCTCGCTCGGTTGTCTGAAAACCGGTCCCCGCCCCTCTCCGGAGGGGCGGGGACCGGTTTCTTTCGTGCGCGGCTGTCAGTGCCGTGCGCTACGTTCGGAACGACTGACGATCGCACGCACTTTCGCAGGGGTGGGGCATGAGGGTTTCCGTAGGCAGGCGGCTGGGCGTCTCCGTGACGGCGGTGGCGGTCCTGGCGGCCGTGGCGGGCTGCCAGGGCGGGGACGGGGCGGACAAGGGCGGCAAGAAGGCGGCGGCGGACGCCCCGGCCGCGGCGGAGCCGCAGTGGTCCTCGGCGCTCCAGGTCATCCAGGCGGCGTACGAGAAGACGGCGGCCGCCAAGTCGGCGCGGGTGCGGCTGACGATGACCATGCCCGAGAGCCCCGCGGGCGGGGCCGGCGCCGCGGGCGTCGCCGGGCTGGGCGCGGGCGGCACGATGGAGATGAGCGGTGTCGTGGGCTGGGACCCCGGCACGATGGACATCACCATGACCGGGGACGGCCTGCTGGGCGGCGGCGAGGGCTCCTCCGCGGGCTCCCGGCTGGTCATGGTCGACGACGTGATGTACATGGACATGGGGGACGAGGCCCCGGCCGACCTCGGCGGCAAGCGGTGGCTGAAGCTCGACTTCAAGGCGCTCGGCGAGAAGACCGGTGACGCGGCCCTCCGCAAGCAGCTCACGGGCAGCCTGGAGAGCATGAACCAGGACCCGGCCAAGCAGCTCGCCATGCTCCTCGACTCGCCGCACCTCAAGCACGTGGGCCCGGAGAAGGTCGGCGGCGTCCAGACGCAGCACTACAAGGGCACGCTGACCGTCGACGAGATGGTCGCCGCCAACAAGTCGCTGGCCGTCCTCTCCGAGAAGGAGCGCGCCGACCTGGTCGCCTCGATGAAGGAGAGCGGCCTCACGGCGTACGACACCGACGTCTGGGTCGACGCGGACGGCTACCCCGCCAAGATGGACATCGGCATGGTGACGCCGGAGGGGAGGATCGAGGTGACCGCGACCTACTCGGACTACGGCGCCAAGGCGGCCGTCCAGGCCCCGCCGGCCGGGGAGACCTTCGACTTCATGGAGATGATGGAGAAGCTCTCCGAGGCGATGGAGGACGGCGCGGACGCGGACAGCTCCGCGGCCTGACCCCACCCGGTCCGACCTGATCCCCCGGCCCGGCCCGATCCCGGGCCCCCGGACCGCCCGGACCGGGGGGCTCCGCCGTTCCGGCCGTTCCGGCCGGTTCGGGCGGCCCCGCCGGGCGGGCCTTCAGCCGGTCCGGTTCCGCCGAAGCGGTCGATTTGCCCGAGGGCAGCCGGTCCCGTACTCTTCCATGGAAGCCAAAGACCGCTGGTCGTAGCTGTGCCCCCAGGGGCGCAGTCACCGAAGGATCCGCTAGCTACGGACGGCCTGCGCAGGTGACATGGATGTACTCCCGGACTGCCGTCCGGTCGAGTCACGCCCCGTGCGCCTGCGCCGGGGCGTTTCGTTTTGCCCAGTCTCCTTTCTTCAGCCATCGCGGTCCGAATCACCCGGAAGGAGGCCGAGGCTCATGGCGAGGCCCGACAAGTCTGCTGCGGTTGCCGAGCTGACGGACAAGTTCCGCAGCTCGAACGCCGCCGTGCTGACCGAGTACCGCGGTCTCACCGTGGCACAGCTCAAGCAGCTGCGCCGTTCGCTCGGTGAGAACGCCCAGTACGCCGTGGTGAAGAACACGCTGACCAAGATTGCGGCCAACGAGGCCGGGATCACGTCGCTGGACGACCAGTTCACTGGTCCGACGGCGGTCGCCTTCATCACCGGTGACCCGGTGGAGTCGGCGAAGGGTCTTCGTGACTTCGCCAAGGACAACCCGAACCTGATCATCAAGGGCGGTGTCCTTGACGGCAAGGCGCTGTCCGCCGATGAGATCAAGAAGCTTGCGGACCTCGAGTCCCGCGAGGTTCTGCTCGCCAAGCTGGCGGGCGCCATGAAGGGCAAGCAGTCCCAGGCTGCCGCGCTCTTCCAGGCGCTCCCGTCGAAGCTCGTCCGCACCGTGGACGCGCTGCGCGCCAAGCAGGCCGAGCAGGGCGGTGCCGAGTAACTCGGCTCGCACATTGACCGCCGCCTGACGGCGACGGTCACAGCGGGCCCCACGTACGCCCGCCACACATGTACATCCGGCACCAGCCGAATTAGTGGAAGGACCGCCATCATGGCGAAGCTGTCTCAGGAAGACCTGCTCGCGCAGTTCGAGGAGATGACCCTCATCGAGCTCTCCGAGTTCGTGAAGGCGTTCGAGGAGAAGTTCGACGTCACCGCCGCCGCCCCGGTCGCCGTGGCCGCCGGTGTCCCGGGTGCCCCGGCCGCCGAGGCCGTCGAGGAGAAGGACGAGTTCGACGTCATCCTCACCGGCGCCGGCGACAAGAAGATCCAGGTCATCAAGGTCGTCCGTGAGCTGACCTCCCTGGGCCTGAAGGAGGCCAAGGACCTCGTCGACGGCACCCCGAAGCCGGTCCTCGAGAAGGTCAACAAGGAGACCGCCGACAAGGCTGCCGAGGCCCTCAAGGGCGCCGGCGCGGGCGTCGAGGTCAAGTGACCTCCTGCGGGTCTCCTGACTCGCGCTGACGCCCTCTGAGGCGTCCCCAAGGGCGATCACCCATCCGGGTGGTCGCCCTTCGGCGTCCCCGCGACGCCTGTCGTCCACCCGTACGGGGACCGAGTATGGTGATCTTCGCCGTGCGCCCCGCGGGACGGGGGGCCTTGACGAACCGCACGCCGCGCGTAATTCTCAGGACGCGTCGTCACACGATCCGTATCCGAGGCATGGATCGACGACCGAACGGGCAGTATCGATGTGCGCCGAGGCGCGAGGTGCCGCGGAGATGAGAACAACGAGGGTCGCGAATTGCTCGCCCTGGACATCAGTGGGCCAAGTGGCTACACTGACCCTTTGCGCTGCCTGTTAGCTGCTCCCTGCCCGTCACCAGGGGCATCCCCTTGCGAGAGCACCGTTGACCGAATGCCCTGACCTGGGATTTCGGGTCTTCTTGCTCGGCTTGGGACCGGTACGCGCGTAGTGAGTCCGAGCCCTCGGAAGGACCCCCTCTTGGCCGCCTCGCGCAACGCCTCGACCGCGAATACGAACAACGGCGCAAGCACCGCCCCGCTGCGCATCTCCTTTGCAAAGATCAAGGAGCCCCTCGAGGTTCCGAACCTCCTCGCGCTGCAGACCGAGAGCTTTGACTGGCTGCTCGGCAACGCCGCGTGGAAGGCTCGTGTCGAGGCGGCTCTCGAGAACGGACAGGACGTCCCCACCAAGTCCGGTCTGGAAGAGATCTTCGAGGAGATCTCGCCGATCGAGGACTTCTCCGGGTCGATGTCGCTGACCTTCCGCGACCACCGCTTCGAGCCCCCGAAGAACTCCATCGACGAGTGCAAGGAGCGCGACTTCACGTACGCCGCGCCGCTCTTCGTCACGGCCGAGTTCACCAACAACGAGACCGGCGAGATCAAGTCCCAGACGGTCTTCATGGGCGACTTCCCGCTCATGACCAACAAGGGCACCTTCGTCATCAACGGCACCGAGCGTGTCGTCGTGTCGCAGCTCGTCCGCTCGCCGGGTGTCTACTTCGACTCCTCCATCGACAAGACGTCCGACAAGGACATCTTCTCCGCCAAGATCATCCCCTCCCGGGGTGCCTGGCTGGAGATGGAGATCGACAAGCGCGACATGGTCGGTGTCCGCATCGACCGCAAGCGCAAGCAGTCCGTGACCGTCCTCCTCAAGGCGCTCGGCTGGACCACCGAGCAGATCCTGCAGGAGTTCGGCGAGTACGAGTCCATGCGCGCCACCCTGGAGAAGGACCACACCCAGGGCCAGGACGACGCGCTGCTCGACATCTACCGCAAGCTCCGTCCGGGCGAGCCCCCGACGCGTGAGGCCGCGCAGACGCTGCTCGAGAACCTCTACTTCAACCCGAAGCGCTACGACCTGGCCAAGGTCGGCCGCTACAAGGTCAACAAGAAGCTCGGCGCCGACGAGCCGCTGGACGCCGGCGTCCTGACCGTCGACGACGTCATCGCGACGATCAAGTACCTGGTCAAGCTGCACGCGGGCGAGACCGAGACCGTCGGTGAGAACGGCTCGACGATCGTCGTCGAGACGGACGACATCGACCACTTCGGCAACCGCCGCCTGCGCAACGTCGGCGAGCTCATCCAGAACCAGGTCCGCACGGGTCTGGCGCGGATGGAGCGCGTCGTCCGCGAGCGCATGACCACCCAGGACGTCGAGGCGATCACGCCGCAGACCCTGATCAACATCCGGCCGGTCGTCGCCTCCATCAAGGAGTTCTTCGGCACCAGCCAGCTGTCGCAGTTCATGGACCAGAACAACCCGCTGTCCGGGCTGACGCACAAGCGTCGTCTGTCCGCGCTCGGCCCGGGTGGTCTCTCCCGTGAGCGGGCCGGCTTCGAGGTCCGAGACGTGCACCCGTCCCACTACGGACGCATGTGCCCGATCGAGACCCCCGAAGGCCCGAACATCGGTCTGATCGGCTCGCTCGCCTCCTACGGCCGCGTCAACGCCTTCGGCTTCGTCGAGACGCCGTACCGCAAGGTCATCGACGGCCGGGTCACCGACGAGGTCGACTACCTGACCGCCGACGAGGAGGACCGCTTCGTCATCGCCCAGGCCAACGCCGGCCTGACCGAGGACATGCGCTTCGCCGAGAACCGCGTCCTGGTGCGCCGCCGCGGCGGCGAGGTCGACTACGTCGCCGGGGACGACGTGGACTACATGGACGTCTCGCCGCGCCAGATGGTGTCGGTCGCGACCGCCATGATCCCCTTCCTCGAGCACGACGACGCCAACCGCGCCCTCATGGGCGCGAACATGATGCGCCAGGCCGTGCCGCTGATCCGCTCGGAGGCCCCGCTCGTCGGCACCGGCATGGAGTACCGCTCCGCCGTCGACGCCGGCGACGTGGTCAAGGCCGAGAAGGACGGTGTCGTCCAGGAGCTCTCCGCGGACTACATCACCGTCGCCAACGACGACGGCACGTACATCACGTACCGCCTGGCCAAGTTCGCCCGCTCCAACCAGGGCACCTCGGTCAACCAGAAGGTCGTCGTCGCCGAGGGCGACCGGGTCATCGAGGGCCAGGTCCTCGCCGACGGCCCGGCCACCGAGAACGGCGAGATGGCGCTCGGCAAGAACCTCCTCGTGGCCTTCATGCCGTGGGAGGGCCACAACTACGAGGACGCGATCATCCTGTCGCAGCGCCTCGTGCAGGACGACGTCCTCTCCTCGATCCACATCGAGGAGCACGAGGTCGACGCCCGTGACACGAAGCTCGGCCCCGAGGAGATCACCCGGGACATCCCGAACGTCTCCGAGGAGGTCCTCGCCGACCTCGACGAGCGCGGCATCATCCGCATCGGTGCCGAGGTCGTCGCCGGCGACATCCTGGTCGGCAAGGTCACCCCGAAGGGCGAGACCGAGCTGACCCCGGAGGAGCGCCTGCTCCGCGCGATCTTCGGTGAGAAGGCCCGTGAGGTCCGCGACACCTCGCTGAAGGTGCCGCACGGCGAGACCGGCAAGGTCATCGGCGTGCGCGTCTTCGACCGCGAGGAGGGCGACGAGCTGCCCCCGGGCGTGAACCAGCTGGTCCGCGTCTACGTGGCGCAGAAGCGCAAGATCACCGACGGAGACAAGCTCGCCGGCCGCCACGGCAACAAGGGCGTCATCTCCAAGATCCTGCCGATCGAGGACATGCCGTTCCTGGAGGACGGCACCCCCGTCGACATCATCCTCAACCCGCTCGGTGTGCCGTCCCGAATGAACCCGGGACAGGTCCTGGAGATCCACCTCGGCTGGCTCGCCAGCCAGGGCTGGGACGTCTCCGGGCTCGCCGACGACTGGGCCCAGCGGCTCCAGTCCATCGGCGCCGACCGCGTCGAGCCCCGCACCAACGTCGCGACCCCGGTCTTCGACGGTGCCCGCGAGGACGAGCTGGCCGGCCTGCTGGAGCACACCCTCCCGAACCGCGACGGCGACCGCCTGATGCTGCCGTCCGGCAAGGCGCGCCTGTTCGACGGCCGCTCCGGCGAGCCGTTCCCGGACCCGATCTCGGTCGGGTACATGTACATCCTCAAGCTCCACCACCTGGTCGACGACAAGCTGCACGCCCGGTCGACCGGCCCGTACTCGATGATCACCCAGCAGCCGCTGGGCGGTAAGGCTCAGTTCGGTGGCCAGCGCTTCGGTGAGATGGAGGTGTGGGCGCTGGAGGCTTACGGCGCCGCGTACGCCCTCCAGGAGCTGCTGACCATCAAGTCCGACGATGTCACCGGCCGCGTGAAGGTCTACGAGGCCATCGTCAAGGGCGAGAACATCCCGGAGCCCGGCATCCCGGAGTCCTTCAAGGTGCTCATCAAGGAGATGCAGTCCCTGT is a window encoding:
- a CDS encoding pyridoxal phosphate-dependent aminotransferase; protein product: MSAATPPTERRVSARIGAISESATLAVDAKAKALKAAGRPVIGFGAGEPDFPTPDYIVEAAVEACRNPKYHRYTPAGGLPELKAAIAAKTLRDSGYEVDPSQILVTNGGKQAIYEAFAAILDPGDEVIVPAPYWTTYPESIRLAGGVPVEVVADETTGYRVSVEQLEAARTERTKVVLFVSPSNPTGAVYAREDAEAIGRWAVEHGLWVLTDEIYEHLVYGDAEFTSLPALVPELRDKCVVVNGVAKTYAMTGWRVGWIVGPKDVVKAATNLQSHATSNVSNVAQVAALAAVSGNLDAVAEMREAFDRRRRTIVRMLNEIDGVVCPTPEGAFYAYPSVKGLLGKEIRGKRPQTSVELAALILDEAEVAVVPGEAFGTPGYLRLSYALGDEDLVEGVSRIQKLLAEARD
- the secE gene encoding preprotein translocase subunit SecE, which translates into the protein MTDAVGSIDMPDAEDEAPESKKKTRKGGKRAKKGPLGRLALFYRQIVAELRKVVWPTRNQLTTYTTVVIIFVVIMIAMVTGIDFGFQEAVKYVFG
- the nusG gene encoding transcription termination/antitermination protein NusG, with protein sequence MSDPNLNESAQDELDVVEAADEDQAEAADAAVGEAAEDVETVRDEDAESDEDADAEAAEADQDDDAQDAEAADEADEDESGTADEAEPAEAVDPVAALREELRGLPGEWYVIHTYAGYEKRVKANLEQRAVSLNVEDFIYQAEVPEEEIVQIKNGERKNVRQNKLPGYVLVRMDLTNESWGVVRNTPGVTGFVGNAYDPYPLTLDEIVKMLAPEAEEKAAREAAEAEGKPAPARKVEVQVLDFEVGDSVTVTDGPFATLQATINEINADSKKVKGLVEIFGRETPVELSFDQIQKN
- the rplK gene encoding 50S ribosomal protein L11 is translated as MPPKKKKVTGLIKLQIQAGAANPAPPVGPALGQHGVNIMEFCKAYNAATESQRGWVIPVEITVYEDRSFTFITKTPPASRMILKAAGVEKGSGEPHKTKVAKLTSAQVREIATTKMPDLNANDLDAAEKIIAGTARSMGITVEG
- the rplA gene encoding 50S ribosomal protein L1 yields the protein MKRSKALRGADAKVDRERNYAPLEAVRLAKDTATTKFDGTVEVAFRLGVDPRKADQMVRGTVNLPHGTGKTARVLVFATGDRAAAAEAAGADIVGSDELIDEVAKGRLDFDAVVATPDLMGKVGRLGRVLGPRGLMPNPKTGTVTMDVAKAVTDIKGGKIEFRVDKHANLHFIIGKVSFDETKLVENYAAALEEILRLKPSAAKGRYIKKATLTTTMGPGIPLDANRTRNLLVEEDPAAV
- the rplJ gene encoding 50S ribosomal protein L10, which codes for MARPDKSAAVAELTDKFRSSNAAVLTEYRGLTVAQLKQLRRSLGENAQYAVVKNTLTKIAANEAGITSLDDQFTGPTAVAFITGDPVESAKGLRDFAKDNPNLIIKGGVLDGKALSADEIKKLADLESREVLLAKLAGAMKGKQSQAAALFQALPSKLVRTVDALRAKQAEQGGAE
- the rplL gene encoding 50S ribosomal protein L7/L12, which gives rise to MAKLSQEDLLAQFEEMTLIELSEFVKAFEEKFDVTAAAPVAVAAGVPGAPAAEAVEEKDEFDVILTGAGDKKIQVIKVVRELTSLGLKEAKDLVDGTPKPVLEKVNKETADKAAEALKGAGAGVEVK
- the rpoB gene encoding DNA-directed RNA polymerase subunit beta, encoding MAASRNASTANTNNGASTAPLRISFAKIKEPLEVPNLLALQTESFDWLLGNAAWKARVEAALENGQDVPTKSGLEEIFEEISPIEDFSGSMSLTFRDHRFEPPKNSIDECKERDFTYAAPLFVTAEFTNNETGEIKSQTVFMGDFPLMTNKGTFVINGTERVVVSQLVRSPGVYFDSSIDKTSDKDIFSAKIIPSRGAWLEMEIDKRDMVGVRIDRKRKQSVTVLLKALGWTTEQILQEFGEYESMRATLEKDHTQGQDDALLDIYRKLRPGEPPTREAAQTLLENLYFNPKRYDLAKVGRYKVNKKLGADEPLDAGVLTVDDVIATIKYLVKLHAGETETVGENGSTIVVETDDIDHFGNRRLRNVGELIQNQVRTGLARMERVVRERMTTQDVEAITPQTLINIRPVVASIKEFFGTSQLSQFMDQNNPLSGLTHKRRLSALGPGGLSRERAGFEVRDVHPSHYGRMCPIETPEGPNIGLIGSLASYGRVNAFGFVETPYRKVIDGRVTDEVDYLTADEEDRFVIAQANAGLTEDMRFAENRVLVRRRGGEVDYVAGDDVDYMDVSPRQMVSVATAMIPFLEHDDANRALMGANMMRQAVPLIRSEAPLVGTGMEYRSAVDAGDVVKAEKDGVVQELSADYITVANDDGTYITYRLAKFARSNQGTSVNQKVVVAEGDRVIEGQVLADGPATENGEMALGKNLLVAFMPWEGHNYEDAIILSQRLVQDDVLSSIHIEEHEVDARDTKLGPEEITRDIPNVSEEVLADLDERGIIRIGAEVVAGDILVGKVTPKGETELTPEERLLRAIFGEKAREVRDTSLKVPHGETGKVIGVRVFDREEGDELPPGVNQLVRVYVAQKRKITDGDKLAGRHGNKGVISKILPIEDMPFLEDGTPVDIILNPLGVPSRMNPGQVLEIHLGWLASQGWDVSGLADDWAQRLQSIGADRVEPRTNVATPVFDGAREDELAGLLEHTLPNRDGDRLMLPSGKARLFDGRSGEPFPDPISVGYMYILKLHHLVDDKLHARSTGPYSMITQQPLGGKAQFGGQRFGEMEVWALEAYGAAYALQELLTIKSDDVTGRVKVYEAIVKGENIPEPGIPESFKVLIKEMQSLCLNVEVLSSDGMSIEMRDTDEDVFRAAEELGIDLSRREPSSVEEV